GTTCAGATCAGAGTCTTCAGATGTGATTGTATGATTATTGATTTAGATCGGAGGAAGCCAgtagagagagaatgagaaacGCTGGGAGCAAGAGCTGAGACTTGAGAGAAAGAGGCAGAGAGCaggaatgagaaataaaaacggtaataattttaggaatttgatattttttatttgttgtgatttgtgattgttttgtggtaAATTTCTTTGACCgaattttattgtttatcttgtttgaattttggtttatCTAAAGGataatgatattatttttgggaCAATTGATTTTGTCTagaagaaagaattttttgTAGTACtaatttctaacaaaatataccagaatttttgttctttagttACAAAGATGtgccaaaattattttaaattcatcttcaacttttttttttcctacctaCCCCtacttttttgaaattttgggaccTCCTTTCTATTTCTATTTGGAGCTTTAGGCCAGTCCTGTGTAAGTTAAACTTGAGCCGTTGAGAAAGTAAGGACATGTttggtaattaattttttttttattttctattttctaaactaattttttatttttgagactaaaaatcTTGTTTCTCAGTCCAAAataaacagaaaacaaaaactattataaaaattcaatttgtgAAAGAAACTAAAAAGATGTACAAtgctgtttttaatttttaattttcaaaagtcaatgaaaacacacatttaatttaatgaatctatctcatttaatgagttagcattagagttttttcaactaaccaaacatatttttgatttcgaaaatacaatttttttttttttatatattctcaaaaaaaaaattttgaaaacaaaagataaaaatagtTATCAAACATAACCTAAATCTTTGTCTCATTTGCTTGCTGACCCTTTGTTTTGAGTTCTTAATTATCACATAATTTGAGTCTAGTGTACTAAACCCATTATAACGATGATTTATGTTCACTTTTAATTATGGGTTGTCACACCGTTGGTACGATGATGAAcgggttttgagttttgtgtaCATGTCCTTTCACCTCTCAATGGAGAGCTAACAAATTTCTTACTCTTTACTCGAGTCTAGACGGCATGATTTTGGCTCTTCTCAAAGACTATTGCATGTCAAGGTGCCCTTAAACCAACATGACAAGACGTTGAAAATTAAAGTTTGACAAAGAGGAGGACGAAGTTGTTGGAAAGCTATTTAGCGAAAACGATTTTTTTTCGTCTTAGGTAAACGATATCCAAGAATGTGGATAGGTCAAAAATCATCTCTCTTTTTAGGAAAAGTACATGtgaacaaataatttttcacaattttttattataattataacgaAACAGAGTGtgattaatgaaaaaaaaaataatacattcaTGTTAAATGATGATTAACCACTGACAATCAACTACgttaaaattataacaaaaaaaaatgtaaaataatttgttgtaTTAGAACTGCTCATGTTTTAATAGGCAGATTGTATTTGGATTTGTCACCAATATGACTGGCTCCTACCCCATGTTTGACAAAAGATAACACATACGTTAGATTTGTGATTAGTTTAAGTTCCATTAGATTCactaattaattaacatttGGATTACAGCTTGCTGCCTCATTCTTCATGGCAACCAATAGATTAAGTTGATTAACGTCAAGCCCAAGACCAACGCGCTGCGGAAAAATCATAAACGTTGACTTCAGATATTCAAATATCCCCATGTAAATTAAATCTCTGTCTCTTTACCATTTTTTAATCTCATCAAGCTCTCTCCCTTTCCCTATAAATTAAGCCTAATGTATTGAGTGAATTCCATCTCCACatcacatatattttttgaactctctctttttgaaaCCTCAATGGCTTCAAAGGTCTTCACTTTCTTTACATTTTCATGTTTCGTTTTCCTTGCCCCGTTTGCCTCTCTATCTTTTGCTGATTCAAAGAGCAATTCAACCAGCCCAGTCTCACCAGGAACCATTTGCAAGTCCACCCCAGATCCTCACTTTTGCAAAACAGTGCTCCCTAACCAAACCGCCAATGTCTATGACTATGGCAGGTACACGGTCCGAAAATCTTTGTCTCAATCCCGCAAGTTTTTGTCAATGATAGACAAGTATCTAAAGCAAAGCTCCACTTTAACAAATTCAGCAATTCAAGCCCTCGAAGATTGCAGGCAACTAGCTGAACTCAACATGGATTTCCTTTTGAGCTCATTCCAAACTGTGAACAACACTAGTAAAACTCTTTCTAGTGCAAAAGCTGAGGACATCCAAACCTTGCTTAGTGCTATTCTAACCAATGAGCAAACTTGTCTGGATGGCCTACAAGTCACAGCTTCAGCTTGGAGCGTAAGGAAAGGCCTCACTCTCCCACTTTCAAATGACACTAAACTATACAGTGTCTCTCTGGCTCTTTTCACCAAGGGGTGGGTGCCTAAGAAAAAGCAGAACACAACATGGAAACCTATTAAGAGACAACTTGGTTTCCGAAATGGACGCTTACCCTTAGAGATGTCAAGCAAGACACAAGAAATATACGAGTCAGTTAGTCGGAGAAAGCTAATTCAGTCACAGGGTGTTGATGAGGTGGTTGCGGTGTCTGACATCGTGACTGTGAGTCAAGATGGAAGTGGAAACTTCACCACCATCAATGATGCTATTTCTTCATCTCCAAACAATTCTGCCCTGACTAATGGGCACTTCTTGATCTATGTCACGGCTGGTGTGTATGAAGAGTACGTGTACATTGCCAAGAACAAGAGGAACTTGATGATGATAGGAGATGGTATCAATCAGACAATTATCACAGGCAACCGCAGCTTCGTGGACGACAACACAACCTTCAATTCTGCAACATTTGGTAAGAACTATTATTACGCATTTAAATTCTAAGCTGCAAAGTCAACTAAACGGCTCAATTTTCGATAATTTGGTATGCCATTcgaatataatatatatgttcgtttttttttttctttgacaaaTATGTTCTATGTGTAAGTATATAATATGGTCATAGTTAGGAGTTAGGAAAATATtgacttttaaattaaaaataaaaatttgttgataAGAcaagttatatttaatataacatcattttcatataattcatataattttcaCATAATTCATTAAAGATGCTATTATTTTACGCGATTGTAATCAACAAATCATTTTAATAATTACgaaatttttttagcaataccaaacttattatatttaaatgtgtgaatagtactgttggattcatttttaatgaaaaattgttgaaaagtgatgtttgtgggtccgtaaacagtacacAAACACACTGTACAAGGGGAAAAAGTCAAAAGTTCcagcttttgaaaaaaaaaaaaaagttacaaaaacacaaatgtgcgtttgggaagcgcgtttcgCACTCTTATTGTACAAGTTATGGCATTCCCTTAAGAAAACATAACCTTATAAGatagtaatatttaatatatgagtaaaaacaaaatttggaattacattatttaaa
The sequence above is drawn from the Quercus lobata isolate SW786 chromosome 12, ValleyOak3.0 Primary Assembly, whole genome shotgun sequence genome and encodes:
- the LOC115970916 gene encoding probable pectinesterase/pectinesterase inhibitor 7 — translated: MASKVFTFFTFSCFVFLAPFASLSFADSKSNSTSPVSPGTICKSTPDPHFCKTVLPNQTANVYDYGRYTVRKSLSQSRKFLSMIDKYLKQSSTLTNSAIQALEDCRQLAELNMDFLLSSFQTVNNTSKTLSSAKAEDIQTLLSAILTNEQTCLDGLQVTASAWSVRKGLTLPLSNDTKLYSVSLALFTKGWVPKKKQNTTWKPIKRQLGFRNGRLPLEMSSKTQEIYESVSRRKLIQSQGVDEVVAVSDIVTVSQDGSGNFTTINDAISSSPNNSALTNGHFLIYVTAGVYEEYVYIAKNKRNLMMIGDGINQTIITGNRSFVDDNTTFNSATFAVVATGFVAVNITFRNTAGAIKHQAVAVRNGADLSTFYSCSFEAYQDTLYTHSLRQFYRECDIYGTVDFIFGNAAAIFQNCNIYPRLPMSGQYNVITAQGRSDPNQNTGTSIQNCSIRAADELASSNITFQTYLGRPWKNFSRTVYMETFLDGLINPAGWIAWSGDFALSTLYYAEYDNTGPGSNTTNRVSWPTYHVINNDTEAANFTVANFLLADDWLPPTGVPYNGGFT